From one Parambassis ranga chromosome 5, fParRan2.1, whole genome shotgun sequence genomic stretch:
- the hp1bp3 gene encoding heterochromatin protein 1-binding protein 3 isoform X2, which yields MPIRRAAATPTQEKVPSAAAEKEPEASSEESPSADEEPAATSAAAAEGEAAADPEPTEKGEKVDEGSSAEKEGEGSKKKELKDGYKYEKSKSKKVKRTIPAWASVSGSKKAPVTNFSGTQHRVDDILVEAITSCNDRSGFTYQSIMKYIMKKYPEMELDKKKFLIKKAMKKHLEKGAIKQLKGKGLSGTFAIGKQTPLIKKAGRRQESLGDALPLIITRLCEPKEASYNLIKKYLEQHFPRLNIENRPDVLKGALVRAVEKGQLEQITGKGARGTFQLKRTGNKVLLKGGALEDAITAAITAMNEPKTCSTMILRRYLLDANKDRKEYQLMATLRRTLTKCKVLGWMEQITGHGFTGTYQLSFPFYPSPTILYPDKFKEPAKKDAPTKRRRTTDDSDEEDDEEEEEEESEEEEESEDEAPSRSRKPHRPPPKVRRPPPAKRSRNTSQSKAKGRGRSLAKKSPAKKAAPSAKKPGGKQSTSKKESAPPAKATPVKKAAPAKKPKTPAVKKLNKRGSKRPAPKESAPEEVAVTKETTKGGAKRAKAEQPAAKKQATKSGSRHTQSVEKPAAKKDVKSGKQATRKSKRGKH from the exons ATGCCGATTCGCCGAGCAGCAGCGACTCCGACCCAGGAGAAGGTCCCCTCCGCTGCAGCAGAGAAAG AGCCTGAAGCCTCCTCAGAGGAGTCACCGTCTGCTGATGAAGAGCCGGCCGCAACTTCGGCTGCAGCGGCCGAGGGTGAGGCCGCGGCCGACCCAGAACCCACAGAGAAGGGAGAGAAGGTTGACGAGGGATCGTCGGCGGAGAAAGAAGGCGAAGGTTCAAAGAAGAAAGA GTTGAAGGATGGCTACAAATACGAGAAGTCCAAAAGCAAGAAGGTGAAGCGGACGATTCCTGCGTGGGCAAGCGTCTCCGGGAGTAAAAAAGCTCCTGTCACCAACTTTTCAGGCACTCAACACAGAGTGGATGACATCCTGGTGGAAGCCATCACG TCTTGTAATGACAGATCTGGCTTCACGTACCAGTCGATCATGAAATATATAATGAAGAAATACCCTGAGATGGAGCTCGACAAGAAGAAGTTTCTCATAAAGAAGGCGATGAAGAAACATCTGGAGAAGGGGGCCATCAAACAG CTGAAAGGTAAAGGGCTTTCGGGGACCTTCGCCATCGGGAAGCAGACTCCTCTGATTAAG AAAGCTGGCCGCAGACAGGAGTCTTTGGGAGACGCTCTTCCTCTCATCATCACTCGGCTCTGTGAGCCCAAAGAGGCGTCCTACAACCTGATAAAGAAATACTTGGAGCAGCACTTCCCCCGTCTCAACATTGAAAACAG ACCAGATGTCTTAAAGGGAGCCCTGGTGAGGGCAGTAGAGAAAGGACAACTGGAGCAAATCACTGGGAAAGGAGCCAGAGGAACCTTCCAG CTGAAGCGTACGGGCAACAAGGTCCTGTTAAAAGGCGGTGCCTTGGAGGACGCCATCACAGCCGCCATCACGGCCATGAACGAACCAAAAACCTGCAGCACCATGATACTCCGCAGATACCTACTAGACGCCAACAAGGACAGAAAGGAGTACCAATTAA tGGCCACTCTGAGGAGGACCCTGACAAAGTGCAAAGTGCTCGGATGGATGGAGCAGATTACAGGTCACGGCTTCACAGGGACCTACCAGCTCTCGTTCCCGTTCTACCCAAG TCCGACCATCCTGTACCCAGACAAGTTCAAAGAGCCTGCAAAGAAAGACGCTCCAACCAAGCGGAGGCGGACAACGGACGATTCAGACGAGGAAgatgacgaggaggaggaggaggaggagtcagaagaagaggaagagtctgaggatgaagccCCCTCCCGCAGCAG GAAGCCTCACAGGCCTCCACCCAAGGTCCGGCGCCCACCACCAGCCAAGAGATCACGGAACACCAGTCAGTCAAAAGCTAAAGGAAGAGGGCGCTCGCTCGCAAAGAAATCTCCAGCCAAGAAAGCGGCGCCTTCAGCCAAGAAACCCGGAGGGAAACAGTCAACCTCAAAGAAGGAATCTGCACCACCAGCAAAAGCCACGCCCGTCAAGAAAGCTGCTCCGGCGAAAAAACCTAAAACTCCAGCCGTCAAAAAGCTGAACAAACGGGGCTCCAAACGACCCGCGCCCAAAGAGTCAGCCCCAGAGGAGGTCGCAGTCACCAAGGAGACAACGAAGGGCGGAGCCAAGCGAGCCAAGGCAGAGCAGCCTGCAGCTAAAAAGCAGGCGACCAAAAGTGGGTCCAGACATACCCAGTCAGTTGAAAAACCTGCAGCGAAGAAGGACGTGAAGAGCGGGAAGCAGGCCACTCGAAAGTCCAAGAGAGGGAAACACTGA
- the hp1bp3 gene encoding heterochromatin protein 1-binding protein 3 isoform X1, with the protein MPIRRAAATPTQEKVPSAAAEKEPEASSEESPSADEEPAATSAAAAEGEAAADPEPTEKGEKVDEGSSAEKEGEGSKKKDDKCEDCAAGQCATHCYVLLLRLKDGYKYEKSKSKKVKRTIPAWASVSGSKKAPVTNFSGTQHRVDDILVEAITSCNDRSGFTYQSIMKYIMKKYPEMELDKKKFLIKKAMKKHLEKGAIKQLKGKGLSGTFAIGKQTPLIKKAGRRQESLGDALPLIITRLCEPKEASYNLIKKYLEQHFPRLNIENRPDVLKGALVRAVEKGQLEQITGKGARGTFQLKRTGNKVLLKGGALEDAITAAITAMNEPKTCSTMILRRYLLDANKDRKEYQLMATLRRTLTKCKVLGWMEQITGHGFTGTYQLSFPFYPSPTILYPDKFKEPAKKDAPTKRRRTTDDSDEEDDEEEEEEESEEEEESEDEAPSRSRKPHRPPPKVRRPPPAKRSRNTSQSKAKGRGRSLAKKSPAKKAAPSAKKPGGKQSTSKKESAPPAKATPVKKAAPAKKPKTPAVKKLNKRGSKRPAPKESAPEEVAVTKETTKGGAKRAKAEQPAAKKQATKSGSRHTQSVEKPAAKKDVKSGKQATRKSKRGKH; encoded by the exons ATGCCGATTCGCCGAGCAGCAGCGACTCCGACCCAGGAGAAGGTCCCCTCCGCTGCAGCAGAGAAAG AGCCTGAAGCCTCCTCAGAGGAGTCACCGTCTGCTGATGAAGAGCCGGCCGCAACTTCGGCTGCAGCGGCCGAGGGTGAGGCCGCGGCCGACCCAGAACCCACAGAGAAGGGAGAGAAGGTTGACGAGGGATCGTCGGCGGAGAAAGAAGGCGAAGGTTCAAAGAAGAAAGA TGACAAATGTGAGGACTGCGCGGCTGGACAGTGCGCAACACACTGCTATGTTCTCCTACTAAG GTTGAAGGATGGCTACAAATACGAGAAGTCCAAAAGCAAGAAGGTGAAGCGGACGATTCCTGCGTGGGCAAGCGTCTCCGGGAGTAAAAAAGCTCCTGTCACCAACTTTTCAGGCACTCAACACAGAGTGGATGACATCCTGGTGGAAGCCATCACG TCTTGTAATGACAGATCTGGCTTCACGTACCAGTCGATCATGAAATATATAATGAAGAAATACCCTGAGATGGAGCTCGACAAGAAGAAGTTTCTCATAAAGAAGGCGATGAAGAAACATCTGGAGAAGGGGGCCATCAAACAG CTGAAAGGTAAAGGGCTTTCGGGGACCTTCGCCATCGGGAAGCAGACTCCTCTGATTAAG AAAGCTGGCCGCAGACAGGAGTCTTTGGGAGACGCTCTTCCTCTCATCATCACTCGGCTCTGTGAGCCCAAAGAGGCGTCCTACAACCTGATAAAGAAATACTTGGAGCAGCACTTCCCCCGTCTCAACATTGAAAACAG ACCAGATGTCTTAAAGGGAGCCCTGGTGAGGGCAGTAGAGAAAGGACAACTGGAGCAAATCACTGGGAAAGGAGCCAGAGGAACCTTCCAG CTGAAGCGTACGGGCAACAAGGTCCTGTTAAAAGGCGGTGCCTTGGAGGACGCCATCACAGCCGCCATCACGGCCATGAACGAACCAAAAACCTGCAGCACCATGATACTCCGCAGATACCTACTAGACGCCAACAAGGACAGAAAGGAGTACCAATTAA tGGCCACTCTGAGGAGGACCCTGACAAAGTGCAAAGTGCTCGGATGGATGGAGCAGATTACAGGTCACGGCTTCACAGGGACCTACCAGCTCTCGTTCCCGTTCTACCCAAG TCCGACCATCCTGTACCCAGACAAGTTCAAAGAGCCTGCAAAGAAAGACGCTCCAACCAAGCGGAGGCGGACAACGGACGATTCAGACGAGGAAgatgacgaggaggaggaggaggaggagtcagaagaagaggaagagtctgaggatgaagccCCCTCCCGCAGCAG GAAGCCTCACAGGCCTCCACCCAAGGTCCGGCGCCCACCACCAGCCAAGAGATCACGGAACACCAGTCAGTCAAAAGCTAAAGGAAGAGGGCGCTCGCTCGCAAAGAAATCTCCAGCCAAGAAAGCGGCGCCTTCAGCCAAGAAACCCGGAGGGAAACAGTCAACCTCAAAGAAGGAATCTGCACCACCAGCAAAAGCCACGCCCGTCAAGAAAGCTGCTCCGGCGAAAAAACCTAAAACTCCAGCCGTCAAAAAGCTGAACAAACGGGGCTCCAAACGACCCGCGCCCAAAGAGTCAGCCCCAGAGGAGGTCGCAGTCACCAAGGAGACAACGAAGGGCGGAGCCAAGCGAGCCAAGGCAGAGCAGCCTGCAGCTAAAAAGCAGGCGACCAAAAGTGGGTCCAGACATACCCAGTCAGTTGAAAAACCTGCAGCGAAGAAGGACGTGAAGAGCGGGAAGCAGGCCACTCGAAAGTCCAAGAGAGGGAAACACTGA